TTTGATGATTGCACTTACGTTTTCCTCTTCCATAAACAAATCGAATTCCCTGTTCTTTGCAATAGGAATCCAGGAAGTCAAATACTCTCTGTAAATCTTTGCCGCGATTTTCTCTCGCAATGGAAAAGTCCTTTATGTATTCCCGGTTTACCAAATCTACAGCCTGTGTGATTCTGGCAAACATTTTTTCTTCCCATTTCCCTACAGATTTTTTCCAGACAAACGTGTATTTATTAGCACAGGCTTCTAACTTTGTTCCGTCAATAAATACGGTCTCTTTCCCCAGTTCCCCCATGGCAGCTAAGTTTCTGACCATCTGATAGAACAGATCTTCACAGGCATCAGCCAAAAACCCGGTACGGAATCTTGCGATGGTACTGTGATCCGGAGCTTTCTGACCGGCCAGAAGCCACATGAAGTTGATATCTCTTTTGCAGGCTTTTTCGATTTTTCTGGAAGAGTAAATGTTTTGGGAATAAGCGTAGGTCAGGATCTTGAACATAGTCTTAGGGTCCACTGCCGGATTTCTGCCTTTGGCAGAGTAAGCCAGATATAACTTCGCGTAATCTAAATCCTCCAATTCATGGCTCAGCAGTCGGATAGAGTCATCATCAGGAACGAGACCTTCCAAACTTAATGGCAAAACCAGTTGAAAAGTTTGGCCAAGTTCGGTATAATCTTTAGTGGTGTATTTTGTTATTCGCATAATTAATTATACCATGAAAGGCGGGTTCTTCGGAATCTGTCTTTTTCATTTTTTGAGGTTTTTACACAGAAGAAGGGCCATTGCTCCATAAGTGATGATTCACTTATTTTGCAACGGCCCCAATCATTTTTCACCCTTTATTCCTTGCCGGTTGTGTGCCGGATCATGACCTCTACCATCTCATTGATCATGTCGATCTGATTGAGTTCCAGATGCTTCAACTGCTTGCCAAGCTGCTCCACGCTGTCGGGTATCACGGGATGCTCCAGAAGATATCCCAGCAGATAATCCGCAGAGCTTCCCAGCACGTTACATACATATCTTCAGAAAAAGAGAAAAGCCGGGCAGGCTGCCACTGCTTTCAATTCTGCGGATATGCACCGCATTCACTCCGCACAGCTCCGATAACTGCTCGGAGGTCAAGCCCTTGTCCTTTCTCAATTGGTTGACCCTTTTACCTAATGCCTGTCGCTTTCAATCCCCACCTCTCTTTGTAACATTAAAATTTTATTTGTATGTTTATAGTTTACAAAAATAGAACTGTTATAAATAGCTTTTGACATGTTACATAAAAACACAAAGTTACATTTCTCTTTTTCTGTAATAAATATTTTTAGAGTGAGAGGTTCTGGTGTGTTCACCATGAACCGCACCTGGGTTCAGCGAAAAGACGGAGTATCCCCTTGGCGGGAAATCCGTCTTTTCGCTTTGCCGCAAGTCCGGCTATTTTTTTAAAATCAGCCTGTTGCTGGTATTGCTGCCGTTCTCTCGGTAGCGAGACTCTTTTTCAATCAGCCCCGCTTTCACCAAATCATGCAGAGCGCGCTTGACAGTGCTTCGGGAAAGCTGCAAGTCGGCAGCAATGGTCTTGACCGCAGGCCAGCAGTCTGCGCCCTTTCCCGCGCGGTCACGGAGGTAAATATAAACCGCCCTTGCCCGATGGGGGAGCTCATCGGGCGGGGCAGAATAAATGTGGTTAAAGTAGCTCATGGTTCATCGGCTCCTTTACGTTCTGAGGTGGCTGCGCCGCTTCTGCGGCTCTGCGGGCGGTTCCGCCACGGGTGTATGGAGCGCTCCGGTGCCGGTGGGCGGTTCAAGGAGCTCCCCGGTTTCCTCACCCACCATCAGGCAGGCCGTGTGCTTGCGGACGATGTTTTCCTCCAGCGTCTGCTTATCGGCATAGATCACTTTCCGGTGCGCCTTTTCCGCCACGGTATAGGGCTTTCCGAAACGGATGCCCCAATCCAGAAACAGCCGCAGTCTTGTCCGCATGGGATGGGTGCCGGTTTTCATGACGACAAAGCTGCCCTTGGGAATGGATTTCAGCTCATCCGGCGTCATGAGAGGGCGCTCCATCATCTGCAGGGATTGGCTGGGATCATTTTTACCCCGGCTTATACTGCCGCTCATCACGGTGCGGCTGCCCAATGCCTTACTCAGCACTTCGGCAGTCTGGCTGTTGGGAGCGAAGCCGCCGAAGATGGTATCCTGGCAGTTGTCCACGATGATTTCCGAACCCTCCTTGCCATAATTTTTTTCAAGCTGGCCGAAGGACTGGATAATGGGTACCATGGAAAGGCGGCGGGAACGGCTGGCTGAAAAAATCAGCTCCAGCGATTCGATGGCGGGCAGTGTACCCAGCTCATCACAGTAAAACATGACCCGGTTTTTCAGCTTGCCGCCGTTCTCGTCCGCCACCGCAAGGATTTCCCGGTAGAGCTGCTGGATCATCAAGCTGACCATGAAATATTTTGTCAGATCTTCTTCAGGAAGTACAATAAACAGTGCGGATTTTTCATTGCAGAATTTCTCCGCGTCAATGGCTGTATCAAAACACAGAATCTGCTCCATTTCCGAATCAAGAAAGGCATTCAGGCGGGATAGTACGGTGGACAGCACCGATGCCATGGCCTGCTCCGCGGAGTTGAGGGCAGCTCCCGCAAACCAGCGGGCCTTATGATCGGGCGGCAGCTTTTCCATGAGAAGCTGAAACTGGCTTTTTCCCTTTACCTTGCTGGGTGCCAGCAAATCCTGCACCAGCTTGAACACGCTGATGATATGGCGGCAGTCCACCTTTTTTCCATCCACTTTGGTGGGCGGCAGATATTCCGCAATCAGCAGAATGATGGAGGACAGAAGCCCCTCGGCGGCATCATAGAAAAACTGATTCTGTCCGTAGTTCTCGCCGCTAGCGTTTATGATGGTTTTGGAGATGATTTTGGCGTATTTCTCCGCCTTAGCCTTTGCCACAAGGTTGTTTTCGTCGGCAAGATACGCATCCATGTAGGTGTTAACCAGCTGGAGCATATTGTTGCCGTCCGAGCGGGTAGGATTTCGAAGGTCGAT
The window above is part of the Novisyntrophococcus fermenticellae genome. Proteins encoded here:
- a CDS encoding helix-turn-helix domain-containing protein — protein: MSYFNHIYSAPPDELPHRARAVYIYLRDRAGKGADCWPAVKTIAADLQLSRSTVKRALHDLVKAGLIEKESRYRENGSNTSNRLILKK
- a CDS encoding VirD4-like conjugal transfer protein, CD1115 family produces the protein MQSQVYILFAAAAVMFLVIGGLSLLAHYYTLNGIKSRTVGDGQHGTARFSTKKEIKSIYKHIPFQPELWRKGENLPAVSEQGIILGSTGSKNKVTALVDTDDVHCLMIGASGVGKTAFFLYPNLEYACASGMSFLTTDTKGDLYRNYGAIARDYYGYHVAVIDLRNPTRSDGNNMLQLVNTYMDAYLADENNLVAKAKAEKYAKIISKTIINASGENYGQNQFFYDAAEGLLSSIILLIAEYLPPTKVDGKKVDCRHIISVFKLVQDLLAPSKVKGKSQFQLLMEKLPPDHKARWFAGAALNSAEQAMASVLSTVLSRLNAFLDSEMEQILCFDTAIDAEKFCNEKSALFIVLPEEDLTKYFMVSLMIQQLYREILAVADENGGKLKNRVMFYCDELGTLPAIESLELIFSASRSRRLSMVPIIQSFGQLEKNYGKEGSEIIVDNCQDTIFGGFAPNSQTAEVLSKALGSRTVMSGSISRGKNDPSQSLQMMERPLMTPDELKSIPKGSFVVMKTGTHPMRTRLRLFLDWGIRFGKPYTVAEKAHRKVIYADKQTLEENIVRKHTACLMVGEETGELLEPPTGTGALHTPVAEPPAEPQKRRSHLRT